A genomic stretch from Schistosoma haematobium chromosome 2, whole genome shotgun sequence includes:
- the NST1_1 gene encoding Stress response protein nst1, variant 3 (EggNog:ENOG410V7PK~COG:S) encodes MVRKCLKNKSKRVTCHKRYKIIKKVKEHHRKLLKEAKKNLNRHRKDPGVPNILPFKESFLKDVAEAKMKLEEARLKNIEYSQTYKSLKHEDVSHSTVQHDVKDVIIQSDVILEVLDARDPMGTRCPEIEETVLRENKRLVLLINKIDLVPRSNLEAWVNYLRKTHTVITFKANTQRQSNHLSCGKPYLLKDGKMPSKGFGTSELLSLLANYSRDPSSSLSNTNTRLSLTVGVVGLPNTGKSALINTLKRQKVCVSGNVPGLTRQSQRVRIDKNLFLLDTPGTLISKSSDASDLVLKNCIKPEMLPDPVPAVEAILRRCSQAQLVSKYKIEEYNNVSEFLVKLAHRLGRMKKGGIPDTTMAARSVINDWIIGKITYSTEPPYTDTVEENLDLSLKDNAMDISEFPTN; translated from the exons ATGGTCAGGAAATGCTTAA AAAACAAAAGTAAGCGCGTAACCTGTCACAAGCGATACAAAATTATCAAGAAG GTAAAAGAGCATCACCGCAAGTTACTTAAGGAAGCTAAAAAGAACTTAAACCGACATC GAAAGGATCCTGGTGTCCCTAACATTCTACCCTTCAAAGAAAGTTTTCTGAAAGATGTTGCCGAAGCAAAAATGAAG CTAGAAGAAGCAAGACTTAAAAATATAGAGTATTCTCAAACTTATAAGTCTCTGAAACATGAAGATGTTTCTCACTCAACAGTTCAGCACGATGTTAAAGACGTTATAATCCAGTCTGACGTTATATTGGAAGTATTGGATGCACGTGATCCAATGGGTACGCGCTGTCCAGAGATAGAAGAAACTGTCCTTAGGGAGAATAAACGTTTGGTTTTGCTCATCAATAAGATTG ACCTTGTTCCGCGATCCAATCTCGAGGCTTGGGTAAATTACCTACGCAAAACTCACACGGTCATAACATTCAAGGCAAATACGCAACGCCAGAGTAACCATCTTTCGTGTGGAAAACCATATCTTCTGAAAGATGGAAAAAT GCCAAGTAAAGGGTTCGGAACTTCTGAATTATTGTCGTTGCTTGCAAACTACTCCCGTGATCCAAGCTCCAGTCTGTCTAACACTAACACTCGTCTTAGTTTGACCGTTGGTGTCGTCGGCCTTCCGAATACTGGCAAAAGCGCACTCATAAATACACTTAAAAGGCAAAAGGTGTGCGTCAGTGGTAATGTTCCCGGTTTAACACG TCAGTCTCAGCGTGTACGGATTGACAAGAACCTATTTCTTCTCGATACTCCGGGTACCTTGATTTCAAAGTCATCTGATGCTTCAGATCTTGTGTTAAAAAATTGTATAAAA CCAGAAATGCTCCCGGATCCTGTTCCAGCTGTTGAAGCCATATTGCGTCGTTGTTCACAAGCGCAACTGGTTTCTAAGTATAAGATTGAAGAGTACAATAATGTTTCAGAGTTCCTAGTTAAGTTAGCACACCGTTTGGGTCGAATGAAAAAGGGTGGTATTCCAGACACCACCATGGCAGCGCGTTCTGTAATTAATGATTGGATTAT TGGAAAAATCACTTACTCCACGGAGCCTCCGTATACTGATACTGTCGAAGAAAATCTCGATTTATCTTTAAAAG
- the NST1_1 gene encoding Stress response protein nst1 (EggNog:ENOG410V7PK~COG:S) has translation MPSKGFGTSELLSLLANYSRDPSSSLSNTNTRLSLTVGVVGLPNTGKSALINTLKRQKVCVSGNVPGLTRQSQRVRIDKNLFLLDTPGTLISKSSDASDLVLKNCIKPEMLPDPVPAVEAILRRCSQAQLVSKYKIEEYNNVSEFLVKLAHRLGRMKKGGIPDTTMAARSVINDWIIGKITYSTEPPYTDTVEENLDLSLKDNAMDISEFPTN, from the exons AT GCCAAGTAAAGGGTTCGGAACTTCTGAATTATTGTCGTTGCTTGCAAACTACTCCCGTGATCCAAGCTCCAGTCTGTCTAACACTAACACTCGTCTTAGTTTGACCGTTGGTGTCGTCGGCCTTCCGAATACTGGCAAAAGCGCACTCATAAATACACTTAAAAGGCAAAAGGTGTGCGTCAGTGGTAATGTTCCCGGTTTAACACG TCAGTCTCAGCGTGTACGGATTGACAAGAACCTATTTCTTCTCGATACTCCGGGTACCTTGATTTCAAAGTCATCTGATGCTTCAGATCTTGTGTTAAAAAATTGTATAAAA CCAGAAATGCTCCCGGATCCTGTTCCAGCTGTTGAAGCCATATTGCGTCGTTGTTCACAAGCGCAACTGGTTTCTAAGTATAAGATTGAAGAGTACAATAATGTTTCAGAGTTCCTAGTTAAGTTAGCACACCGTTTGGGTCGAATGAAAAAGGGTGGTATTCCAGACACCACCATGGCAGCGCGTTCTGTAATTAATGATTGGATTAT TGGAAAAATCACTTACTCCACGGAGCCTCCGTATACTGATACTGTCGAAGAAAATCTCGATTTATCTTTAAAAG
- the MRPL15_1 gene encoding YmL15, variant 2 (EggNog:ENOG410VA8F~COG:J): MPTVDRALALLRKYPRVSPQNISDLPGSKPPALIPFYANAESRGYLADPEEVAKSRIWLAQKYGYHPFDFSSSSESTQKLMSMRKDPRQIFHGLEPGWLVSIPDKAVLKPKSDLLDAYHKS; the protein is encoded by the exons ATGCCAACTGTAGATAGAGCTTTGGCCTTGTTAAGAAAATATCCTCGAGTTTCTCCTCAGAATATATCTGATCTTCCAGGAAGCAAACCACCC GCGTTGATTCCATTCTACGCAAACGCTGAGTCTCGAGGTTATCTGGCGGACCCTGAGGAAGTGGCGAAATCTCGAATTTGGTTGGCTCAAAAGTATGGTTATCACCCATTCGATTTTAGTTCATCCTCGGAATCCACTCAAAAGCTGATGTCTATGCGGAAAGATCCTCGACAAATATTTCATGGACTGGAGCCTGGTTGGCTTGTCAGTATTCCTGACAAAGCGGTTTTAAAGCCAAAATCTGATCTCCTTGATGCCTACCACAAATCCTGA
- the MRPL15_1 gene encoding YmL15 (EggNog:ENOG410VA8F~COG:J), with the protein MPTVDRALALLRKYPRVSPQNISDLPGSKPPKYHGLKRMRRGLGHRGASQFQAFPPLGILGAKTPFYLSVPKEPYNINSMSENNLHRISLLELQRLIDLNRINPLEPIDISTLCNTNLYRLNVDHDRQYGFHLTDEGIDNFVTPVNIEVQYASEEVIAAVERVGGIICNRYYDLYSVWVKSDPQGFFMKGIPIPKAKLPPNALIPFYANAESRGYLADPEEVAKSRIWLAQKYGYHPFDFSSSSESTQKLMSMRKDPRQIFHGLEPGWLVSIPDKAVLKPKSDLLDAYHKS; encoded by the exons ATGCCAACTGTAGATAGAGCTTTGGCCTTGTTAAGAAAATATCCTCGAGTTTCTCCTCAGAATATATCTGATCTTCCAGGAAGCAAACCACCC AAGTATCACGGTTTGAAACGAATGCGAAGAGGTCTTGGTCATCGTGGTGCTTCCCAGTTTCAAGCATTCCCACCCTTGGGAATTTTGGGTGCAAAGACACCATTTTATCTTTCTGTTCCTAAAGAACCTTACAACATTAACAGCAT GTCTGAAAACAATCTTCACCGTATTTCGCTTCTAGAGCTTCAAAGACTGATAGACCTTAATCGAATAAATCCACTAGAGCCTATTGACATTTCCACACTATGTAACACCAATCTTTACCGGTTAAATGTGGATCATGATCGACAATATGGTTTCCATCTAACTGACGAA GGTATCGATAACTTTGTTACTCCTGTTAATATTGAAGTTCAGTATGCTAGCGAAGAAGTAATTGCAGCTGTGGAAAGAGTAGGGGGAATAATCTGTAACCGTTATTATGATCTGTATTCCGTTTGGGTAAAATCTGACCCTCAAGGATTCTTCATGAAAGGCATTCCGATCCCAAAAGCTAAATTGCCTCCTAAT GCGTTGATTCCATTCTACGCAAACGCTGAGTCTCGAGGTTATCTGGCGGACCCTGAGGAAGTGGCGAAATCTCGAATTTGGTTGGCTCAAAAGTATGGTTATCACCCATTCGATTTTAGTTCATCCTCGGAATCCACTCAAAAGCTGATGTCTATGCGGAAAGATCCTCGACAAATATTTCATGGACTGGAGCCTGGTTGGCTTGTCAGTATTCCTGACAAAGCGGTTTTAAAGCCAAAATCTGATCTCCTTGATGCCTACCACAAATCCTGA
- the MRPL15_1 gene encoding YmL15, variant 4 (EggNog:ENOG410VA8F~COG:J), with amino-acid sequence MHSSSYKPRSENNLHRISLLELQRLIDLNRINPLEPIDISTLCNTNLYRLNVDHDRQYGFHLTDEGIDNFVTPVNIEVQYASEEVIAAVERVGGIICNRYYDLYSVWVKSDPQGFFMKGIPIPKAKLPPNALIPFYANAESRGYLADPEEVAKSRIWLAQKYGYHPFDFSSSSESTQKLMSMRKDPRQIFHGLEPGWLVSIPDKAVLKPKSDLLDAYHKS; translated from the exons ATGCATAGTTCTTCTTACAAACCAAGGTCTGAAAACAATCTTCACCGTATTTCGCTTCTAGAGCTTCAAAGACTGATAGACCTTAATCGAATAAATCCACTAGAGCCTATTGACATTTCCACACTATGTAACACCAATCTTTACCGGTTAAATGTGGATCATGATCGACAATATGGTTTCCATCTAACTGACGAA GGTATCGATAACTTTGTTACTCCTGTTAATATTGAAGTTCAGTATGCTAGCGAAGAAGTAATTGCAGCTGTGGAAAGAGTAGGGGGAATAATCTGTAACCGTTATTATGATCTGTATTCCGTTTGGGTAAAATCTGACCCTCAAGGATTCTTCATGAAAGGCATTCCGATCCCAAAAGCTAAATTGCCTCCTAAT GCGTTGATTCCATTCTACGCAAACGCTGAGTCTCGAGGTTATCTGGCGGACCCTGAGGAAGTGGCGAAATCTCGAATTTGGTTGGCTCAAAAGTATGGTTATCACCCATTCGATTTTAGTTCATCCTCGGAATCCACTCAAAAGCTGATGTCTATGCGGAAAGATCCTCGACAAATATTTCATGGACTGGAGCCTGGTTGGCTTGTCAGTATTCCTGACAAAGCGGTTTTAAAGCCAAAATCTGATCTCCTTGATGCCTACCACAAATCCTGA
- the MRPL15_1 gene encoding YmL15, variant 3 (EggNog:ENOG410VA8F~COG:J), with translation MKGIPIPKAKLPPNALIPFYANAESRGYLADPEEVAKSRIWLAQKYGYHPFDFSSSSESTQKLMSMRKDPRQIFHGLEPGWLVSIPDKAVLKPKSDLLDAYHKS, from the exons ATGAAAGGCATTCCGATCCCAAAAGCTAAATTGCCTCCTAAT GCGTTGATTCCATTCTACGCAAACGCTGAGTCTCGAGGTTATCTGGCGGACCCTGAGGAAGTGGCGAAATCTCGAATTTGGTTGGCTCAAAAGTATGGTTATCACCCATTCGATTTTAGTTCATCCTCGGAATCCACTCAAAAGCTGATGTCTATGCGGAAAGATCCTCGACAAATATTTCATGGACTGGAGCCTGGTTGGCTTGTCAGTATTCCTGACAAAGCGGTTTTAAAGCCAAAATCTGATCTCCTTGATGCCTACCACAAATCCTGA